From the genome of Calliopsis andreniformis isolate RMS-2024a unplaced genomic scaffold, iyCalAndr_principal scaffold0022, whole genome shotgun sequence, one region includes:
- the Ndc80 gene encoding kinetochore protein Ndc80: MRSNSLGRRSSTNPVRISMFEREDRSVTRIDSRKTQTLKSKHSVSTADSSHIPRSRLPISANDRASRGATLKATGRTPLRHGSTTPRTPSTNASKHSALLTVGSSNRIHTALPTGPRSLSADRASSLSTKGSRKDTRPLTDKMFQAHMLTTIDNYFSMNQLSFMLNSNGSLKPVTLKMFVEVSAHLVKMLDIKQVLTVSNYVEELPKIAKKLHYPGVITKSWLKTANATLSWPNVLGWICWLVEICKVREIALQKYNLNNLPFVGDDTASKSNKNAFFSMLDFYNAWNEEKLEEEAAMVEKYLQEIEAEQGVNEEDLNNVLFEIEEETAKLQAAEENGNKTDEEVKHLQEVLLSLQNKETMQLSDLTAKEEYIKTINLETDKINTECNVLCEQIHLQNVQQNEILSVIKEQPMSTTERDKIVGKCTEIENYIIQFDEHLQEIRKELYNMDMKLSSVHNNLNKKILAYNKEIIMHLNGDMGVNVEELKMPDTCLLDPQIMEVLNAKADLMNELKDTIKKQLIEKERSVELKSNELEHFQERMKVLEDESSDVANKIQEKKRVINKIKTDVKNEEAKLKEQIRILQNDIIEIQDQMPDKQKLATELEEAEDKLAAVHRRRTYIKESAKVFFDQFYEILGEHRNELYNTLMKHSK; the protein is encoded by the exons ATGCGGAGCAATTCTTTGGGACGTAGGTCGTCCACAAATCCTGTAAGGATATCTATGTTCGAAAGGGAAGATAGAAGTGTAACACGGATTGACTCGAGGAAAACACAAACGCTAAAATCAAAGCATTCAGTTTCTACAGCCGATAGTTCTCACATACCTAGATCACGTCTTCCAATCTCTGCAAATGATAGAGCAAGCAGGGGAGCAACTCTAAAGGCAACAG GCAGAACTCCTCTTCGACATGGATCAACAACTCCTAGGACACCTAGTACAAATGCTAGCAAACATTCTGCTCTTCTTACAGTTGGAAGTTCTAACAGAATTCATACAGCACTTCCAACAGGACCTAGATCTTTATCAGCAGATCGTGCTAGTAGCCTTAGCACAAAAGGTTCCAGGAAAGATACAAGACCTCTAACAGATAAAATGTTTCAAGCCCATATGTTGACTACAATAGATAATTATTTTTCTATGAACCAACTTTCTTTTATGCTTAATAGCAATGGTAGTTTGAAACCAGTTACACTAAAAATGTTTGTAGAAGTATCTGCTCATTTAGTAAAAATGTTGGATATTAAACAAGTTCTTACAGTATCAAATTACGTTGAGGAATTaccaaaaattgcaaaaaaactTCATTACCCTGGTGTTATTACAAAATCATGGTTAAAGACTGCTAATGCTACATTGTCTTGGCCCAATGTTCTGGGCTGGATTTGTTGGTTAGTAGAAATCTGTAAAGTAAGAGAAATAGCTCttcaaaaatataatttaaataatttacctTTTGTGGGTGATGATACGGCATCCAAAAGTAATAAGAATGCCTTTTTCTCAATGCTTGACTTTTATAATGCCTGGAATGAAGAAAAACTTGAGGAGGAAGCAGCAATGGTTGAAAAATATTTACAAGAAATTGAAGCTGAACAAGGAGTCAATGAAGAAGATTTGAACAATGTACTTTTCGAGATAGAAGAAGAAACAGCTAAGCTGCAGGCAGCTGAAGAAAATGGGAATAAAACTGATGAAGAAGTAAAACACTTACAAGAAGTATTATTATCTTTACAAAATAAAGAAACAATGCAACTAAGTGATTTAACTGCTAAAGAGGAGTACATTAAAACAATTAATCTTGAaacagacaaaataaatactgaaTGTAATGTTCTGTGTGAACAAATTCATTTACAGAATGTACAACAGAATGAGATACTCTCAGTTATTAAAGAACAACCAATGTCTACAACAGAACGAGATAAAATAGTAGGGAAATGTAcagaaattgaaaattatattATTCAATTTGATGAACATTTACAAGAGATACGAAAAGAATTGTACAATATGGACATGAAACTATCAAGTGTacataataatttaaataaaaaaattctagCATATAATAAAGAAATAATTATGCATCTTAATGGTGATATGGGAGTAAATGTAGAGGAACTAAAAATGCCAGACACATGTCTGTTAGATCCTCAAATTATGGAGGTACTAAATGCAAAAGCAGATTTAATGAATGAGCTTaaggatacaataaaaaaacaactaatCGAAAAAGAACGTTCGGTAGAATTAAAATCTAATGAATTAGAACATTTTCAGGAACGAATGAAGGTTTTAGAAGATGAAAGTAGCGATGTCGCTAATAAGATTCAAGAGAAGAAACGtgttataaataaaattaaaactgaCGTTAAAAATGAGGAGGCAAAATTAAAGGAACAGATTAGAATTTTGCAGAATGATATTATAGAGATTCAGGATCAGATGCCAGATAAACAAAAATTAGCGACAGAATTAGAAGAAGCGGAGGATAAATTAGCTGCCGTTCATAGAAGAAGGACATACATAAAAGAATCTGCTAAAGTATTTTTTGAtcaattttatgaaattttaggCGAGCACAGGAATGAACTTTATAATACATTAATGAAGCATTCaaagtaa
- the LOC143187406 gene encoding uncharacterized protein LOC143187406 isoform X1, which translates to MHNKRQDEYYTGKHNNTLCIMSSKVNAACKTVVTRPEKNIVESKQPLCISGAPSEGLVLFDNCNTVIEVTVKTNGRKRTSTMVSSSPTSHKGVEEKRKPGSSGDSHPNWGRKLREQNRAVIRQGLQQFSGRIPCSKSTKHGNEDKETKKHSTSHQKHEVNTNHKHLVEIPVKQSASQKKIEEHMKVTPRAANPSSTSLPSSVESITVFDKATQCGGIFDCSDDRFGALNPVRTLNFLMKELEHLIKDEKASKIFADMEQLLFRIPMESGKTPIVDLEAMALRTKLEASTIQLEETSRKMNTMYEILREERDSLQREVHKQVLLLNEAQGRQSDFETTIKTLKQELEEVTKTIQARDKIINELRENSKTHEFSQKVISDLRANLVEQTELARQRHLEVQYLTLEKDKLSVLCSYKDSLLVELRNAIKELQNQIADQLSSLNIYVQEESSNPQMSLIQGGRACSSPTSTSSRDSNMPTSWHDISDVSLSTADHRNPSKIKNVQRFLHKDDKIPTCSETHIENSEKKRTKNIKEFQAKDSANLEFISLPGGESSHTLVPSCKDLGCTEINQSVTKGQEEQITYSTKKLDNLRNSKSVSKMSLSEPLKLTSESTHEKDVCAKHSFIARKSSELHKKQSLEKKFSVTGSTSNVLKNNLSNNLIGSNITEQFQNMFHDIRLQSRMPVNVPSPPRNYPQPDWSDSTLPSISTASELNVLQSNDT; encoded by the exons ATGCATAATAAGCGCCAGGATGAGTACTATACTGGCAAACACAACAACACATTGTG CATAATGAGCAGTAAAGTAAACGCTGCATGTAAAACTGTAGTCACAAGgcctgaaaaaaatattgtggaAAGCAAACAACCTTTG TGTATTTCAGGAGCACCTTCAGAGGGGCTTGTTTTATTTGATAATTGTAACACTGTGATAGAAGTTACTGTGAAAACTAACGGACGTAAACGTACATCAACAATGGTCAGCAGTAGTCCTACTAGTCATAAAGGAGTGGAAGAGAAAAGAAAACCTGGTAGCAGTGGCGATTCTCATCCAAACTGGGGCAGAAAGCTAAGAGAACAAAATAGAGCTGTTATAAGACAAGGCTTGCAACAATTTAGTGGACGAATTCCATGTTCGAAATCAACTAAACATGGGAATGAAGATAAAGAAACAAAGAAACATTCAACAAGCCATCAAAAACATGAAGTCAATacaaat CATAAACATTTAGTTGAGATTCCAGTGAAACAATCAGCTtcacaaaaaaaaatagaagagcACATGAAAGTTACACCACGTGCTGCAAATCCATCAAGTACATCATTACCAAGTTCTGTGGAATCTATTACAGTCTTTGATAAAGCTACTCAATGCGGTGGAATATTTGACTGTTCTGATGATAGATTTGGTGCACTTAATCCAGTTCGAACATTAAACTTTTTAATGAAAGAATTAGAACACTTAATCAAAGATGAGAAGGCCAGTAAAATTTTTGCTGATATGGAACAATTGTTATTTAGAATACCTATGGAATCAGGAAAAACACCTATTGTG GACTTGGAAGCTATGGCACTTCGAACAAAATTAGAAGCCAGTACAATTCAGTTAGAGGAAACAAGTAGAAAAATGAATACTATGTATGAAATATTACGCGAAGAACGAGATTCTTTACAGAG agAAGTTCATAAACAAGTTTTATTGCTAAATGAAGCCCAGGGAAGACAGTCAGACTTTGAAACAACTATAAAAACATTAAAGCAGGAATTGGAAGAAGTGACAAAAACGATTCAAGCTCGAGATAAGATTATAAATGAATTAAGGGAAAACAGTAAAACTCATGAATTTTCTCAAAAAGTTATATCAGACTTGAGAGCAAATCTTGTTGAACAAACAGAACTGGCAAGACAGAGACATTTGGAAGTACAATACTTAACTCTAGAAAAAGACAAACTTTCTGTTTTATGTTCATACAAAGATTCGTTATTGGTCGAACTTCGGAATGCAATCAA GGAGTTGCAAAATCAAATTGCAGATCAATTGAGCAGTTTAAATATTTACGTTCAAGAAGAAAGTTCCAATCCCCAAATGTCTTTAATCCAAGGAGGACGTGCATGTTCATCACCAACTTCTACATCTTCTCGCGACTCTAATATGCCTACTTCTTGGCACGATATATCGGACGTTTCTCTGTCTACGGCAGATCATCGTAATCCTtccaaaataaaaaatgtacaaAGATTTTTGCATAAGGATGATAAAATACCAACTTGTTCGGAAActcatattgagaattcagaaaaaAAACGAACAAAGAATATTAAGGAATTTCAAGCTAAAGATTCCGCCAATTTAGAATTTATTAGTTTACCGGGAGGAGAATCTTCGCATACACTTGTACCTTCTTGCAAAGATCTTGGTTGCACAGAAATTAACCAATCAG TAACTAAAGGACAAGAAGAGCAAATAACGTACAGTACTAAAAAGCTCGATAATTTGCGCAATTCCAAGAGTGTTAGTAAAATGTCATTATCAGAACCTTTGAAATTGACTTCCGAGAGTACTCACGAGAAAGACGTATGTGCAAAACACTCGTTTATAGCTCGAAAGTCCTCAGAACTACACAAAAAACAAAGTCTTGAAAAAAAATTTAGTGTGACCGGAAGTACATCtaatgttttaaaaaataacTTGTCTAACAATCTAATAGGTTCTAATATTACGGAACAGTTCCAGAATATGTTCCATGATATTAGACTTCAAAGTAGAATGCCAGTCAATGTACCAAGTCCGCCACGGAATTATCCTCAACCTGATTGGAGCGATAGTACTCTACCTAGTATTAGTACAGCATCTGAGTTAAATGTGTTGCAATCAAATGACACTTAA
- the LOC143187406 gene encoding uncharacterized protein LOC143187406 isoform X2: MHNKRQDEYYTGKHNNTLCIMSSKVNAACKTVVTRPEKNIVESKQPLCISGAPSEGLVLFDNCNTVIEVTVKTNGRKRTSTMVSSSPTSHKGVEEKRKPGSSGDSHPNWGRKLREQNRAVIRQGLQQFSGRIPCSKSTKHGNEDKETKKHSTSHQKHEVNTNIPVKQSASQKKIEEHMKVTPRAANPSSTSLPSSVESITVFDKATQCGGIFDCSDDRFGALNPVRTLNFLMKELEHLIKDEKASKIFADMEQLLFRIPMESGKTPIVDLEAMALRTKLEASTIQLEETSRKMNTMYEILREERDSLQREVHKQVLLLNEAQGRQSDFETTIKTLKQELEEVTKTIQARDKIINELRENSKTHEFSQKVISDLRANLVEQTELARQRHLEVQYLTLEKDKLSVLCSYKDSLLVELRNAIKELQNQIADQLSSLNIYVQEESSNPQMSLIQGGRACSSPTSTSSRDSNMPTSWHDISDVSLSTADHRNPSKIKNVQRFLHKDDKIPTCSETHIENSEKKRTKNIKEFQAKDSANLEFISLPGGESSHTLVPSCKDLGCTEINQSVTKGQEEQITYSTKKLDNLRNSKSVSKMSLSEPLKLTSESTHEKDVCAKHSFIARKSSELHKKQSLEKKFSVTGSTSNVLKNNLSNNLIGSNITEQFQNMFHDIRLQSRMPVNVPSPPRNYPQPDWSDSTLPSISTASELNVLQSNDT; encoded by the exons ATGCATAATAAGCGCCAGGATGAGTACTATACTGGCAAACACAACAACACATTGTG CATAATGAGCAGTAAAGTAAACGCTGCATGTAAAACTGTAGTCACAAGgcctgaaaaaaatattgtggaAAGCAAACAACCTTTG TGTATTTCAGGAGCACCTTCAGAGGGGCTTGTTTTATTTGATAATTGTAACACTGTGATAGAAGTTACTGTGAAAACTAACGGACGTAAACGTACATCAACAATGGTCAGCAGTAGTCCTACTAGTCATAAAGGAGTGGAAGAGAAAAGAAAACCTGGTAGCAGTGGCGATTCTCATCCAAACTGGGGCAGAAAGCTAAGAGAACAAAATAGAGCTGTTATAAGACAAGGCTTGCAACAATTTAGTGGACGAATTCCATGTTCGAAATCAACTAAACATGGGAATGAAGATAAAGAAACAAAGAAACATTCAACAAGCCATCAAAAACATGAAGTCAATacaaat ATTCCAGTGAAACAATCAGCTtcacaaaaaaaaatagaagagcACATGAAAGTTACACCACGTGCTGCAAATCCATCAAGTACATCATTACCAAGTTCTGTGGAATCTATTACAGTCTTTGATAAAGCTACTCAATGCGGTGGAATATTTGACTGTTCTGATGATAGATTTGGTGCACTTAATCCAGTTCGAACATTAAACTTTTTAATGAAAGAATTAGAACACTTAATCAAAGATGAGAAGGCCAGTAAAATTTTTGCTGATATGGAACAATTGTTATTTAGAATACCTATGGAATCAGGAAAAACACCTATTGTG GACTTGGAAGCTATGGCACTTCGAACAAAATTAGAAGCCAGTACAATTCAGTTAGAGGAAACAAGTAGAAAAATGAATACTATGTATGAAATATTACGCGAAGAACGAGATTCTTTACAGAG agAAGTTCATAAACAAGTTTTATTGCTAAATGAAGCCCAGGGAAGACAGTCAGACTTTGAAACAACTATAAAAACATTAAAGCAGGAATTGGAAGAAGTGACAAAAACGATTCAAGCTCGAGATAAGATTATAAATGAATTAAGGGAAAACAGTAAAACTCATGAATTTTCTCAAAAAGTTATATCAGACTTGAGAGCAAATCTTGTTGAACAAACAGAACTGGCAAGACAGAGACATTTGGAAGTACAATACTTAACTCTAGAAAAAGACAAACTTTCTGTTTTATGTTCATACAAAGATTCGTTATTGGTCGAACTTCGGAATGCAATCAA GGAGTTGCAAAATCAAATTGCAGATCAATTGAGCAGTTTAAATATTTACGTTCAAGAAGAAAGTTCCAATCCCCAAATGTCTTTAATCCAAGGAGGACGTGCATGTTCATCACCAACTTCTACATCTTCTCGCGACTCTAATATGCCTACTTCTTGGCACGATATATCGGACGTTTCTCTGTCTACGGCAGATCATCGTAATCCTtccaaaataaaaaatgtacaaAGATTTTTGCATAAGGATGATAAAATACCAACTTGTTCGGAAActcatattgagaattcagaaaaaAAACGAACAAAGAATATTAAGGAATTTCAAGCTAAAGATTCCGCCAATTTAGAATTTATTAGTTTACCGGGAGGAGAATCTTCGCATACACTTGTACCTTCTTGCAAAGATCTTGGTTGCACAGAAATTAACCAATCAG TAACTAAAGGACAAGAAGAGCAAATAACGTACAGTACTAAAAAGCTCGATAATTTGCGCAATTCCAAGAGTGTTAGTAAAATGTCATTATCAGAACCTTTGAAATTGACTTCCGAGAGTACTCACGAGAAAGACGTATGTGCAAAACACTCGTTTATAGCTCGAAAGTCCTCAGAACTACACAAAAAACAAAGTCTTGAAAAAAAATTTAGTGTGACCGGAAGTACATCtaatgttttaaaaaataacTTGTCTAACAATCTAATAGGTTCTAATATTACGGAACAGTTCCAGAATATGTTCCATGATATTAGACTTCAAAGTAGAATGCCAGTCAATGTACCAAGTCCGCCACGGAATTATCCTCAACCTGATTGGAGCGATAGTACTCTACCTAGTATTAGTACAGCATCTGAGTTAAATGTGTTGCAATCAAATGACACTTAA
- the Pka-r2 gene encoding cAMP-dependent protein kinase type II regulatory subunit isoform X2, whose protein sequence is MDIEPPVGRFATRRKSVFAEAYNPEDDEEDDGVKMVHPKSDEQRHRLGDSVKNILLFRALDEEQMADVLDAMFEKSVQPGEFIIRQGDDGDNFYVIEKGRFEVYVKDQSGVETMIHTYDNRGAFGELALLYNMPRAASIKALTPGTLWAMDRQTFRRILLKSAYRKRKMYEDLINKVPMLKSLEPYERMNLADALVPKQFADSEQIIRQGDIADGMYFVEDGVVRITILGDHGREIEINRVPAGGYLGELALVTHKPRAASAYAVGNVKLAFLDVEAFERLLGPCMELMKRNIDDYEDQLVKIFGSKANISDIR, encoded by the exons ATGGATATCG AACCGCCGGTCGGAAGGTTCGCGACGAGGAGGAAGAGCGTCTTCGCGGAGGCTTACAATCCCGAAGATGACGAAGAAGACGATGGAGTCAAG ATGGTGCATCCAAAGAGCGACGAGCAACGGCACAGGCTCGGCGACAGCGTCAAGAATATTCTTCTGTTTCGGGCCCTAGACGAG GAACAAATGGCGGACGTACTGGACGCGATGTTCGAGAAGTCAGTACAGCCTGGAGAATTTATTATCCGGCAAGGTGATGATGGTGACAACTTCTATGTTATCGAAAA AGGAAGGTTTGAGGTATACGTGAAGGACCAATCGGGTGTGGAGACCATGATACACACCTACGATAACCGCGGTGCTTTCGGTGAACTTGCACTTCTGTACAATATGCCTAGGGCAGCTAGTATCAAGGCTCTCACTCCTGGCACACTGTGGGCTATGGACAGACAGACCTTCCGGCGTATTCTCCTGAAATCCGCCTATAGGAAACGCAAGATGTATGAAGATCTTATCAACAAGGTCCCGATGCTCAAGTCTCTCGAG CCTTACGAACGTATGAACCTGGCAGACGCCCTCGTACCTAAACAGTTTGCGGATTCTGAACAGATAATCAGACAGGGTGACATAGCCGATGGCATGTATTTCGTTGAAGACGGTGTCGTTAGAATTACCATACTCGGTGACCACGGTCGCGAAATCGAG ATTAATAGAGTTCCCGCTGGTGGGTACTTGGGCGAGTTGGCGCTCGTAACACACAAACCTCGCGCTGCTTCGGCCTACGCTGTGGGCAACGTAAAGCTGGCCT TTTTGGACGTTGAAGCTTTCGAACGCTTACTTGGGCCTTGCATGGAACTCATGAAGCGTAATATCGACGATTACGAAGATCAGCTAGTCAAAATCTTTGGCAGCAAAGCTAATATTTCCGATATTCGATGA
- the Pka-r2 gene encoding cAMP-dependent protein kinase type II regulatory subunit isoform X1, with product MSCQRNAGKITVPDELRDILLEFTISYLLEQPVDIIDYAVGFFTQLRESRQTQLIQPTAQTCSSTPDESVDEEPPVGRFATRRKSVFAEAYNPEDDEEDDGVKMVHPKSDEQRHRLGDSVKNILLFRALDEEQMADVLDAMFEKSVQPGEFIIRQGDDGDNFYVIEKGRFEVYVKDQSGVETMIHTYDNRGAFGELALLYNMPRAASIKALTPGTLWAMDRQTFRRILLKSAYRKRKMYEDLINKVPMLKSLEPYERMNLADALVPKQFADSEQIIRQGDIADGMYFVEDGVVRITILGDHGREIEINRVPAGGYLGELALVTHKPRAASAYAVGNVKLAFLDVEAFERLLGPCMELMKRNIDDYEDQLVKIFGSKANISDIR from the exons ATGAGTTGTCAACGTAACGCTGGCAAAATCACGGTGCCAGACGAACTGCGGGACATTCTGTTGGAGTTCACGATTAGCTATCTACTGGAGCAACCGGTGGATATTATCGACTATGCCGTAGGTTTTTTCACGCAACTACGGGAAAGCCGTCAAACTCAGTTGATTCAGCCCACTGCGCAGACCTGCTCCTCTACGCCGGACGAGTCCGTTGATGAAG AACCGCCGGTCGGAAGGTTCGCGACGAGGAGGAAGAGCGTCTTCGCGGAGGCTTACAATCCCGAAGATGACGAAGAAGACGATGGAGTCAAG ATGGTGCATCCAAAGAGCGACGAGCAACGGCACAGGCTCGGCGACAGCGTCAAGAATATTCTTCTGTTTCGGGCCCTAGACGAG GAACAAATGGCGGACGTACTGGACGCGATGTTCGAGAAGTCAGTACAGCCTGGAGAATTTATTATCCGGCAAGGTGATGATGGTGACAACTTCTATGTTATCGAAAA AGGAAGGTTTGAGGTATACGTGAAGGACCAATCGGGTGTGGAGACCATGATACACACCTACGATAACCGCGGTGCTTTCGGTGAACTTGCACTTCTGTACAATATGCCTAGGGCAGCTAGTATCAAGGCTCTCACTCCTGGCACACTGTGGGCTATGGACAGACAGACCTTCCGGCGTATTCTCCTGAAATCCGCCTATAGGAAACGCAAGATGTATGAAGATCTTATCAACAAGGTCCCGATGCTCAAGTCTCTCGAG CCTTACGAACGTATGAACCTGGCAGACGCCCTCGTACCTAAACAGTTTGCGGATTCTGAACAGATAATCAGACAGGGTGACATAGCCGATGGCATGTATTTCGTTGAAGACGGTGTCGTTAGAATTACCATACTCGGTGACCACGGTCGCGAAATCGAG ATTAATAGAGTTCCCGCTGGTGGGTACTTGGGCGAGTTGGCGCTCGTAACACACAAACCTCGCGCTGCTTCGGCCTACGCTGTGGGCAACGTAAAGCTGGCCT TTTTGGACGTTGAAGCTTTCGAACGCTTACTTGGGCCTTGCATGGAACTCATGAAGCGTAATATCGACGATTACGAAGATCAGCTAGTCAAAATCTTTGGCAGCAAAGCTAATATTTCCGATATTCGATGA